A part of Gracilimonas sp. genomic DNA contains:
- a CDS encoding SDR family oxidoreductase codes for MNYQGKTVWITGASSGIGEAFARAFYKEGANLILSSRRHEVLEDVKNSLGEDTSNVKIILLDLMDGDSFPKKANEAIAAFGQIDVLINNGGVSQRSTVMESEMSTFRRLMEINYFGSVGLTKEVLPHMVERNSGHIVVTSSVAGKIGTKFRSGYAGSKHAVQGFFNSLRQEMYEHNVAVTLLCPGFIKTNISKNALTGDGTKFDKMGDAHSKAMTADEMVSKVMPKIKAQKEEIYVTGIKEKLALWVQRFSPTLLNKILKNQKVT; via the coding sequence ATGAATTACCAAGGAAAAACCGTTTGGATTACCGGAGCTTCTTCAGGAATAGGAGAAGCCTTTGCCCGGGCATTCTATAAAGAAGGGGCTAACCTGATTTTATCTTCCCGGAGGCATGAGGTTCTTGAAGATGTAAAAAACAGTCTTGGAGAAGATACCTCTAATGTAAAAATTATACTTCTGGACTTGATGGATGGCGATTCTTTCCCCAAAAAGGCCAACGAAGCCATAGCTGCATTTGGTCAGATTGATGTTCTGATTAATAACGGAGGGGTGAGCCAGCGGTCAACCGTGATGGAATCTGAAATGAGCACGTTTCGGCGACTGATGGAAATCAATTATTTTGGATCTGTTGGATTGACTAAAGAAGTGTTGCCACATATGGTGGAGCGAAATTCGGGTCACATTGTTGTAACAAGCAGTGTGGCTGGTAAAATTGGCACCAAATTCCGTTCAGGTTATGCGGGAAGTAAACACGCTGTTCAGGGATTTTTTAATTCCCTTCGCCAGGAAATGTATGAACATAATGTAGCAGTCACGTTACTCTGCCCCGGATTTATTAAAACCAACATCTCCAAAAATGCCTTAACCGGAGACGGAACCAAATTTGATAAAATGGGAGATGCCCACTCCAAAGCCATGACGGCTGATGAAATGGTATCCAAGGTGATGCCAAAGATTAAGGCTCAGAAAGAAGAAATTTACGTGACGGGAATTAAAGAAAAGTTAGCCCTTTGGGTACAGCGGTTTTCTCCAACGCTGTTGAATAAGATTTTGAAAAATCAGAAGGTCACGTAG
- a CDS encoding DUF58 domain-containing protein: MSKLSSLELRAKKIVEGFISGLHKSPFHGFSVEFAEHRPYNPGDDFKHIDWKVYAKKERFYVKQYEEETNLRAYVMLDTSSSMLFKHFGEWTKLRYGIHFAASLMYMMHRQRDACGLIPFNSKIDAFIPAKSTYAHLRQIYTELERELIREEKKDQEKRKTASAQAIHEVAERLSHRSLVVIITDLFENIDEHEEIISALKHLRHRKHEVLLFNVLEKKSERDLDFPDRRFVFEDMELDGEVEVLPAQVREDYQKKVEEYTKKFRMACSEFEIDFAEMDTQGQFDQSLLAYLIKRKRLG, encoded by the coding sequence TTGTCAAAATTATCCTCGCTTGAACTTCGTGCAAAGAAGATTGTAGAAGGATTCATTTCAGGCCTTCATAAAAGTCCCTTTCATGGATTCAGCGTGGAATTTGCTGAACATCGTCCTTATAACCCGGGGGATGATTTTAAACATATCGATTGGAAAGTGTATGCAAAGAAAGAGCGGTTCTATGTGAAGCAGTATGAAGAGGAAACCAACCTTCGGGCTTATGTGATGCTCGACACGAGTTCGTCTATGCTGTTTAAGCATTTCGGGGAGTGGACAAAGTTACGTTATGGTATTCACTTTGCCGCATCGCTTATGTATATGATGCACCGGCAGCGGGATGCTTGCGGACTTATTCCGTTTAATTCCAAAATAGATGCTTTCATCCCTGCAAAGTCAACTTATGCACATCTTCGCCAAATTTATACCGAGCTGGAAAGGGAGCTGATTCGGGAAGAAAAGAAGGATCAGGAAAAGCGTAAGACCGCCTCAGCCCAGGCCATTCATGAAGTGGCAGAACGATTAAGTCACCGGAGCCTGGTGGTGATAATCACTGATCTATTTGAGAACATTGATGAACACGAAGAAATTATTTCGGCCCTGAAGCACCTTCGCCACCGAAAGCACGAGGTGTTACTATTCAATGTGCTGGAAAAGAAAAGCGAACGGGATCTGGATTTTCCAGATCGAAGGTTTGTATTTGAAGACATGGAATTAGACGGTGAAGTGGAAGTACTGCCCGCTCAGGTTCGCGAAGATTACCAGAAGAAAGTGGAAGAATACACCAAGAAATTCAGGATGGCCTGTAGTGAGTTTGAAATCGATTTCGCTGAAATGGATACACAAGGCCAGTTTGACCAGTCTTTGCTAGCCTATCTCATAAAGCGGAAGCGTTTGGGGTGA
- a CDS encoding response regulator transcription factor: protein MSNKHTILLVEDEEESGEMLANFLELNNYEVLWAKDGKKAIELIDDNANDLHLAILDIMVPYHDGKEICRHIRKHPVVYEIPVLFLTARDEEKDEIEGLELGADDYIKKPASLNLVKAHVETQLRRRSPEKSNWIQYGHVYLDLDSKEMYINEELMDLTHTEYTIAEMIFQNPKLVYSRQQILEKISDEEKYVFDRTVDVHVKNLRLKMGDEGKLIKTYRGVGYGFNKEFLHA, encoded by the coding sequence ATGAGCAACAAACATACAATCCTGTTGGTGGAAGACGAGGAAGAATCGGGCGAAATGCTGGCGAACTTTCTCGAACTTAATAACTATGAGGTTCTCTGGGCCAAAGATGGCAAGAAGGCCATTGAGCTAATTGACGATAACGCCAACGACCTGCATCTGGCGATTCTCGACATTATGGTTCCGTATCACGATGGCAAAGAGATTTGCAGGCATATACGTAAGCACCCGGTGGTATATGAAATACCGGTTCTTTTCCTGACTGCCCGCGATGAAGAAAAAGATGAAATAGAGGGATTGGAACTCGGTGCTGATGACTACATCAAAAAGCCGGCAAGTCTGAACCTGGTTAAAGCACATGTTGAGACGCAGCTGCGCCGGCGATCTCCGGAAAAGAGTAATTGGATACAGTATGGACATGTGTATTTAGATCTGGATTCTAAGGAAATGTACATCAACGAAGAGCTCATGGATTTAACACATACCGAATACACCATTGCGGAAATGATATTCCAAAACCCAAAGCTGGTATATAGCCGGCAGCAGATTTTAGAGAAGATATCGGACGAGGAAAAATATGTGTTTGATCGGACTGTAGATGTACATGTTAAAAACCTCCGGTTAAAAATGGGTGACGAAGGTAAGTTGATTAAAACCTACCGGGGCGTGGGCTATGGTTTCAATAAAGAGTTTCTTCACGCATGA